From the genome of Pseudomonadota bacterium:
TCCAGCAGATGACGAAAATTGAGAATCGTCGTCTCGTCGGGAACCGGCTCACGCCCAAGGTCAATGCCGGCGAAAAGACACATGGAGCGAGATTCATACAACGCTTCCTCGGCGCCTGGATCCGACAGGTTGAACCAGTGTTGGAGGAAGTAGATGCGCAACATCCGTTCCAGTTCAATGGGGGGGCGCCCGTTTCCCGCTTTGGGGTAGTGGGGTTTGATGAGCTCACAAAGCTGATCCCATGGAACCACAGCATCCATCTCCGAGAGAAACTTCTCTCGCCGGGTTGGTTTTCGAAATTGCTCAAATTCCCCCGCGGCAAACGTTTGCTGTTTCATCGTTTTCTACCGGTTCCAAATAATGCGTGTATTGTCGCAAACTTTGGGACTTAATCAGAGATGCCTTAACAGTGATCAGCACGAGTGTGCGGATAGAGCTTAGCCGCAGATCCGGAAGCGTTTTGTGCAAATGCCTGCCAGGCAATTACTAACTGCCCTGCGCAGTGACTTTTGCGTTGAGGTAGGCGCGGAAAGCTTCGGCAAGCTCCGGGTGTTCCAGTGCATACTCCACTGTTGCCTCGAGGTAGCCAATCTTGCTGCCGCAATCAAAGCGTCGCCCCTGGTACTGGTAGGCGAGAACCTGCTCGCGCTTCAATAGTTCGGCAATGGCATCGGTCAGTTGAATTTCGCCACCTGCGCCACGCGTCGTCGTTTCAAGTACTTTGAAAATCCCGGGTGTCAGGATATAGCGGCCCAGAACGGCCAGATTCGACGGCGCAACTTCCGGACTCGGTTTCTCCACGATACCCTCGACCGTTTTCAATCGATCCATATAGTGGGTCGATTCAACAATACCGTACTTGTCGGTATGTGCTGGATCCACCTCTTCGACGCACAGCACACTGCATTGTTGCTCTTCGTACACATCGGCCATCTGCGCAAGACAGGGCTTATCAGTGCCCCTGATCAAATCATCGGCCAAAATCACAGCGAAGGGCTCATCCCCCACCACCTGCTTGGCACACAACACCGCATGCCCCAACCCCAGTGCCTCCGGTTGACGCACATAGACGCAGGTGATTCCTTCCGGCACGATCTCCTTGACCTGGGAGAGCAGGTGGGTTTTCCCCCGCTTCTCCAGTTCCGTTTCGAGTTCGTAGTTCTTGTCGAAATGATCCTCTATGGCACGCTTGCTGCTGCTGGTGACAAAAATCAGCTCCGTAATCCCCGCCGCGACCGCCTCCTCCGCTGCATACTGGATCAGCGGCTTGTCTACAATGGGAAGCATCTCCTTGGGGCTGGCCTTGGTGGCAGGCAAAAAACGTGTGCCCAAGCCGGCAACGGGAAATACTGCCTTGCGAATCGAAGTCACCTTGCGTTCATCCTGATCTGAGTGATGGGACGGGAATAGTAACAGTTGTTGGAAGTCTGCTGGAACTCCCGCACCTCTTGACCTGCAGCGCTACTTGACAATGAAAACACGTGCATCGGATGTCGCGTTGTTCTTGTTTGGCGGCTGTCGCCCCACAGCGCACAGGTGGTCATGCAGGCCATCCGGCGAATACTCCGGGACCGCTTCGCGCAGTAATGCCACAGCCTGCGAACAATCGCCCTTAACGCACGCACTATTCATGGTCTCCAGCAGTGGCTCAAGATCCACCCACGCCAATGCCGATTCCCTGCCACGCCAGATACGCGGATGTGCGGTCGCCACGGCATCGCTACCGATCAACAGCTCTTCGTAGAGTTTTTCCCCGGGTCGCAATCCGGTGTACTCGATTGCGATATCGCCCTCTGGATGAGATTCATCGCGAACCTCCATCCCCGAGAGATGGATCATGCGTCGCGCCAGATCCGCGATGCGCACCGGTTCCCCCATATCCAGCAGGTAGACCTCTCCTCCATGCCCCATGGCCCCTGCCTGAATCACGAGCTGCGCTGCCTCGGACAGCGTCATAAAGTAGCGGCAGATGGCAGGATCGGTGACAGTTACGGGACCTCCCGCGTGAATCTGCTTTTCGAAAAGCGGCACCACAGAGCCGGACGATCCCAGAACATTGCCGAAACGCACCATGCAGAACTTCGTGGGACCTCCCCGTTCCGCCAGCGCCTGAAGCACCAGCTCTGCCAGCCGCTTACTCGCTCCCATTACATTGGTCGGCCGTACGGCTTTGTCGGTGGAGATCAAAACGAAGTGTTCCACACCAGCCGCATACGCGGCTTCGGCGGCCTGCCAGGTTCCGAAGGCGTTATTCTGAATTCCCTCGATAACATTGTGCTCCACCATGGGTACATGCTTATAGGCTGCCGCATGATAGAGCGTGTCGACTCCAAAGGAACGTATCACATTTTCAATGCGTGAACGCTGTAGCACCGATCCCAACAGGGCCACGATCTCGATATTGACACCGATACGCGAAAGTTCAGATCGCAACTCCTGCTCGATGGCATACAAGGCGTATTCACTCAACTCATACAGCAACAGCTTGCGCGGTTGAAGCGCAATGATCTGCCGACAGAGTTCGCTGCCAATGGAACCTCCCGCACCGGTAACCATCACCACGCGATCGCGGATGCAGGCCTCCAACAGCTCCGCACGTGGCGGTACCGGATCACGACCGAGCAGATCTTCGACCGACACCTCGCGGATATCGTTGAGCGTGGCGACGCCTCTGGCGATCTCGTCCATCGTCGGCAACGTCTGCACCCGAAAGGCCTGCGCTTCCAGCGCCTCGATGATCGTCTTACGCTGGCTGCGAGTCGCGGAGGGAATCGCCAAGAACACCTGTTGGACACCCATCTGCCGGGCGATGGTGGCCAATGCCGCCGGATCGAACACCCGCAGCCCGCTGACCAGATGTCCATGCAGCGCGCGATCGTCATCGACAAAGGCGACGGGGACAAACTGCGAACCCGCGTTCAGGTTGGCGGCGAGCAGTGTTCCACCGCTCCCAGCGCCGTAGATGGCGACCGGTTCGCGGCCGTTCAGTAGCGCCCGTGTTGGGCGGGCCAGGTAATTACGCATAAAAAACCGGCTGCCACCGATATAGAGGATGGCGATGATCCAGTAGATGATGAAGACCGAGCGGGGGATCCCCTCCAAGCGCAGAAAGACGGCAACACCGAGCAGTGTGGCGGTGGAGATCGTCACGCCAGCGATCACGCTGTATGCAGCCTGCGGGGCGATATAGCGAATGATGGCGCGGTACAGGCCAAATCTGATGAGAACCGGGATGGCAAAGAGCGGTGCTGCGGGCAGCAACCAGACACCCTGTCCCAGATCGGGCGACACACTCCCCAGTCTTAACGCGTAAGCGGCCCACAGGGCCAGTGGCAACATCGCGGCATCGGTCAACAACATCAGCAGCCGCTTGGCCCAACGGGGCAATGCGGTCAGTTGTTCCTTCAAAGCACTCTCCTTATTCGCCTATCTTCAGATGTGACATCGGCCAGAGGACTCACATGATACCCCGATCGACCACCCTGTTAAGACCAAGAGGGTATATTTAGTGTTAACCGAATACCCTATTGGGCCTTGGTTAGGAGCCTGTGACGCTTCTCTACTCGACACACCAGCCAAAAAAAGGCTGCCATCAAACCCAACGACCCGATCAAGATTATCGCCTGCAGTGCCGGACCGGAACGCCCCGCCAATAGGGCCATTCCGCTGCAGATTGCCATCAGCCCGTATTCCACCAGCACCGTCCGCCGATGGTTCCACCCCGCCTGGACCAACCGCTGATAGAAGTGGGTTCGATGCGCCTGCCACACACGCTCGCCCTGCAACAGACGCCGGATCAGGGTGACAGTGGCATCGGCCACAAAGGGCAGAAACAAGATCATCGAGATCCAGAGCGGTACTATCCCTGCGTTCTCGCCCCACAGCGCCATACCGGCAGCCAGGAAACCAAGGGTGGTCGAGCCGGTATCCCCCATGAAGATCCGCGCCGGCGGGAAGTTTACGATCAGGAAACCACCAGCCGCGGCCGCCACTATCATATTCAGGCCTGCAAAAACAGGCGCTTGCGCAAGTCCACCAAGCACTGACAACGTCCCAAAACCAAAAACCGCCATACCTCCCGCAAACCCGTCCATCCCATCCATAAAGTTGTAAAGGTTGGTCATCCAAACGACGAGTAAGATGGTAACCAGCTCGGCAATGCCCCATGGCAGATCAATCGCCACTCCTGGAATCGGGACCGTTTGCAGTCCCAAACCTCCCAATACCAGCAACACCGCCACAAGGAGATGGACACCCAATCTAAAGCGCACAGCCAAATGTCCGCGATCGTCGAGAAAAGAAATGAAGGCTATCAGTGCCGCCGCGCCGGACAGCCAGTACAGTTCCCGCGGCATATTGACCCTAGTTCCCATAGCGACGATTGACCAACCTATCGCGACACCAAGCGCGATCCCAATACCGCCGGTGCGCGGTGTAGGCTGTTCATGAAGCGACCGTTCGTTGGGGTGATCAAGGATTTGGAGCTGGGAGCGCGAGCTCGCCAACCAACCGCAGAATAGTGCGGCGGTTCCGAAAGAGGCCAGCGCCGCGATAAGAGCTGCGTTACTGATCACGGCTTGTTGTTGCTACAACAGGAGTCAGCGCCAATTGGTACTCGCGGACCATTTCCGGTAGTGCATCGTAAAACGAATATCGTGGCTCGAACCCAAGCTCTTCGCGTATCTTTTCATTGCTGTACCAGGCGGATCCCAGCAGCTTGTTGAGTGTATCGCCCGTCAGGGGCGTTGACCGACGGGATATCGCTCGCAACGCATCACCCAGCCCAGCCCCAAGCCGCAGCAGCCATGCAGGAACACCCCAATTTGGCGCCGGCCGCCCTAGCTCCCGACATATGGCGTCGTAGAGCTCACGCGTGGAATAGGGATGACCATCCGTCACGAGGTAAATCTGTCCGTCAGCAGCCGGACTCTCTGCGGCAAGAATCAGTGCACGCACAACATCATCGACATGCACCATCGATCGCTTGTTCTGGACCTTTGGAAGTGGCGGGAAACGACCGCGGTCAATGGCCGCGATCATGCGTGGGATATTACCTTTGTTGCCCGGACCATATACGAGGGGCAAGCGGACAACGGTCGAATGCATGCTGTGTTTGCGACCAGTATCGAATACGAGTTGCTCGGCCTCCAGCTTGGCACGCCCGTAAACACTTCGAGGATGCGAAGCGCTGCTCTCATCGATAAGCACCTCACTCCCTTCACCCATAGCCTTGACACTGCTGGCAAACACGAAGTGCCCAACTCCATGCGCAACCGCATCATCAAGCAGGCAACGCGTACCCTCGCGCGTGATCAATTCATGCCGGACATCAACTTCGGGCGTGCCTTCATTCTCCGAATGCGTTACTCCTGCGAGGTGAAACACCGTGTTAACGCCCAGACAAACACCTTTTAACGTTTCGGGATGCTCAAGATCTCCCACCCGCACTTCAGTACCTCTATCGCGTCTGCTCAATCCAATTACACGCCATCCTTTCCCAGTCAGTTTCCGGGCCAACCGCTTGCCGATGAAACCGGACACACCCGTGATAAGCGCTGTCCTCATCCCGCCACCGCCTTGATCACTGCCAGCGACTGCCGGTTGATCGAGACGAGTCCGTACTCCGCCTCTGCGATTCTGCGACCGGCCGCGCCCATCGCCCGTCGCAGCTCCGTATTACCGACAAGCATCGCCATTGCAGTTGCGAGCGCTCCCACATCATGTGGTTGGACGAGCAGCCCGTTTACCTCATGATGCACGATGTCTCTGCAACCCGGGATATCGGTCGCAACGATGGCACGCCCGCTTGCTGCCGCCTCGATCAAAACCTTTGGGATCCCTTCACCATAGTAAGAAGGGAGGCATACCAGATGGCTGCCGGCGAACACCGACGGCATGTCGTCGCGCCGCCCCCACCACTCTACGAGACCCGTGCGTTGCCAAGTCTCGATCTGCGCCAACGGCACTGAACTCGGATTTCCCTCGTCCGGTGCTCCGACAAGCACAAAGCGCGCTCCAACACCCTTTTTCCGAAGCCGTTCAGCCGCTGAGACAAAGTCGCCCACCCCCTTGTCCCAAAGCATTCGGCTAGCAAACAGAACTACCGGATTTCCGGACAGCTCGTCAGTCGGCTGAAACTGATCAAGATCGACGCCCGCACCTGGGATTAGTACTGTATTTCCCGCATCACAGCCCATCATCTCGCTCAAGGTTCGTTGATCATCGCGATTCTGGACAATAACTCGGCTCTTCCCACCTCGAAGCAAAATTCGTAATGCGGTCTTCAAAAACGGCCGTAAGAACTTTGCCTTGAGGCGGCGCGATGTGAACACATAGCCAAGCCCCGCGATAGCGTTGACCCTCGCTGCAACACCTGCAATCCGAGCTGCCAACGATCCGTATACCACCGGCTTCATCCCCACGTGATAGACAACTGCGGGTCGCTCGTGCGCATACAGACGAACAAGTCGCCACAGCACCATAATTTCTGTCAACGGATTAATGAAGCGCCGTCCGAGGTCAAAATCAATCACGCGAATCCCTCTTTTAGAAATCCTGTCACCATGCGACCGTACGCGCGTGGCGACCACTACCTGATAGCCTGCCTTGCCCGCGTCCACCGCGAGGGGTAACCGATGAGAAGCGAAATACCAATCTTCGGTCACAAGAAACAGTAGAACCGCACCGGCAGTCACACTTGTTCCGCCAGCCAGGCCTGGAACATCAGCACGCACCAGAGTTGCGACTGCCGATTACGGCTGCCCGATAAATGTTCAGCCCACCAAGTATGAATGATCGCGGAGTCTAAAAATCCAGTGCGCTTTAAGTTAGCTGAATCTAGTAACGTCTCGGCCCAATCGCGCAATGGTCCCCGCAACCAAACGTCCATAGGAATCCCGAAACCCGACTTGGGTCGATCTATCAAGTCGCGAGGTACATAGCGGTATAGCACCTGCCTCAACAGCCACTTACCTTGCCCTTCGCGAATCTTCATACCAAGAGGTAGAGAAGCCGCGAATTCTACGACTCGATGATCCAGCAGCGGTGCACGCGACTCCAAACTGACCCCCATTGTCGCTCGGTCAACCTTGACAAGAACATCGTCAGGCAGGAACGTGACTGCATCCCGATACATCATGGCTTCCACAAAATCTCCCTTTCCTAGCGCCTGTGCCTCCCTTTCCGGTGCCTCACCGCCTCCTGCTACCAACCTGCCTGGCTCGTAACACCGGGACACCAGCCTCAAATACAAATCGTTGGTGTTCGCGGCCGAGAGAATACCCGCCAGTTTGTGTAACTTGTCACCGGCTGACCGTACCCTTGCTGCGCCCGGCACTATGCCACCAATGGCCCTGAATGCAGCTTCCCAGCGTGCCGGTGGAACCGAAATCAAGATGCGCGAAATCAATCGGCGACTACTGGCTGGCACCCATCGTATTATCCGCGTTAGCCACTGCCCCCAAAGGTAACGGTTATATCCCCCGAAAAACTCGTCGCCACCGTCTCCCGAAAGGCTCACCGTAACGTGCTGCCGCGTCAGTTTCGCGATTAGAAACGTCGGGATCTGTGAAACATCTGCAAAGGGTTCATCGTAAAGTTGAGGCATGCGAGGGACCACCGCTAATGCCTGATCCGGCGTCACATGAAGCTCGGTGTGATCGGTTTGAAGGTGTCGAGCGATCGCACGCGCATGGACAGACTCGTCGAAATCCTTCTCATGGTAGCCAATCGTAAACGTCTTGATGCGCGCCGAGCTCTCCGCCTGCATCAGCGCAACCACTGTTGAGGAATCCACGCCGCCCGAAAGAAACGCCCCCAGCGGCACATCGGCCATCAGTTCATCTCGAATCACCGACCTTAGCAGACCATCGAGTTGCGAAATCGCCTCACTTTCCTGTATATCCGTCGCCGCTTCGCGGCGCAGTCTCACGGTTTCCTCAAGCGACCAATAGCGGGTCACTGTCGTTGCAAAATCACCACCCGAGACCTTTAGTGTCAGAATCGTCCCTGGTTCGAGTTTCGATATATCTGTATAAATGCTTTTTGGCGCAGGTACGTAACCGTAGCGCATGAATTGTTTGAGTGCCTGCAGATCAATTTCACCTCGCCAGGCCGGATGACATCGAAGCGCCTTCAGTTCAGACCCGAAAACGAATGTCCTGCCAAGCCTTCCGTAGTACAAAGGCTTTTCCCCGAGTCGGTCACGCACAAGCTGAATAGTGCGCTCACTCCGGTCCCACACGGCGAATGCGAACATACCGGAAAACCGATTTACGGCCCCCTCGATCCCCCAATGGCAAATCGCTGCCAGGACGACCTCCGTATCCGAATGCCCCCGAAAACACTGCCCTTCGCGCTCCAATTCTGAACGAATCACGCGAAAATTGTAAATTTCTCCATTGAAAACGATTGTGTACCGGCCACCATCGGAGGTCATTGGCTGATCGCCGGCCGGGGTCAGATCGACAATCGCCAACCGAGTATGTGCCATGACTACGTTACATTCCGGATCGAACCAGACGCCACTCCCGTCTGGGCCGCGGTGGCGCAGAGAAGCAACCATCTCTCCGGCGACCGCTAACCAATCGTACGTGTCTCGGGCACTACCGTCTTGTAAGAACCCCGCTATGCCGCACATTTTTCGCCAATTCCGGCAGTAATAGTCAAATCGCCAATCACCCTCATCTTCTGGGTGCTCGCAACACAGACGGGACAATATCGGCGATAAGCAAAATCATGATGGGAACGAAGTGAGCGCAGCGCCTTGTGAGGGCATCGATGAACGCAAGCATGCCTGTGCGCCACGCAATCAGCGCGACTATCAATACGACAACCAGCCAGGCTACCCCATCTTGCCGGCGAAACAAGAAAACAGCAGCCAGTATAGATAATACGAGCATCATGCAGTGCGCCGCGTACGAATACTGGGCATCTCTCCTGGGCGGAACATCGTAGACGTAGATCAGAAACGGCTTTCCAATACTCGCTCCAAGATTACGCCAATACCCGTTAGGTCTGATATCACGGGCCGGTCTAAGGCCTGCATCCAAGGCAAGGTCGCTACCACTGACGTGACCACGACTTAACAATTGCATTTGTCGCATATCAGACAATCAACGAATATTTTTTGTTGCATGAATAAAGCTACTCCCGGTTAAAGCAGCAGGTTGTTTCCCGCGACAGGAGTCCACGCCATCACAGAAACTCAAGACGGGGATATTGGAGCAAACACCGAACGTATTATCTGCCTGCCGCCGGATTTTCCAGGATACTGCAGAGCCCCGATCAACTCTGTTATATGCAGTGCGAATTCAGCTGAGAATACGCTCGGACGGTGATTCCGGATGGCCGCGGCCATCTCGGCAGGGCCGCGGCAGAAATCTACCGGCTTATATCGCGCGGACCATCGCAATGCCGGTTTTTGCGCGAAAGGATAGTTCCGCTTGATGCGCGAATAATTACCCCAGGACCATGGTAACCAGTTCAACCATCGCTCGATGCGTGACGACCAGTGGTCAAGGCGATATTCCAATGCCGCTTCCAGGCGGTGGGGCGGTATACTTTTCACGTACACTGGTGAGGCATCGTCGCGAATATCCTTCACGTAGATGATCCCGCGCTCACCCATGAGCATCAGGGACCTGTCGAGCGGGGCGATAATGCTGCACGTGACGCGCGCCACCACGTTACCCTCGTACTCGATATTGCCGACGGTGTAATCAGGGGTAATCACATCAAGCGGTATTCCCTTGTCCGGAACCTGGCACGAGGCAAAAGCCGTTACCGCCTTAGCCGGGCCGAAAAACGCCGCCAGCCACGTCAGAAAATACCCGGCGTGCTCGTAAGTGCAGCCTACCTCAAACTCGTCCTTGGCGGGCCATAGGGCGCCCGATTCGCTGCGCCAAGACCGGTACTGGAGCCTGGACGTCATACCTGCGTCGAAATTCGCATACACTAATCGCACCGGGCCAATGACACCGTCGCTCAACGCCTTCCAGACAGTCTGCGCCGTTTCCCCAAGTACGCTGCAAGGCGCTGCCCCCAAGTAGACTCCCCTGCTTCTCGCCAGACCCACCAACTCTTCCGCGCTCTCGTAGTTCATGGCCAGAGGCTTTTCTGAATACACATGCTTACCGGCCTCGATACAGGCTCGGGTGACATCGTAGTGACTCCGGGGGTTTGTCAAGTTCAGGATCAACTCGACCGAATCGTCACCAAGGAGCTCATCTGCGCTTCTATAGGGCCTGACGGAGAAATAGTCGCAAAATTCTTCGAGACGCGACTGGTTGATGTCGTAGGCGCCTCGCAGGCTCAGCTCTGGATGATAGCGGAGAGATCTCAGGTAAAAATCTGCGACGTAGCCGCAACCGATAATGGCGATATTCATGTCGTCCTCGAGTCCACACGGAAATGCCAACGAATACCTGGCAAGTCAGCGGTGTCTGACAGGTTCGATGAATCCATTGGCGCTCAAGACCGACCTGCCGCTCTTACATGGCCGCACCCCACCGACCCGCTACCGGTGTCTGCTTCCAGTGCCTCATCAATCGCCAGTGTCAACTCGCAGATGTGAATGCCATCGGCCAGGGTAGGAGTTAGATCAGACGCTGCCAGCGAATCATCACCATGGAAGTGTCGCATCGCCAATTGCCATCCCTTAGTGCCAAAAAGGAAACGGCGGTGGGCACCGTTAACAAGCACGTCGGAGAAGTCATTGACGACAGCATTCAATCCCGCGCCGGCGATACAGATTTGCTCTTTCAAACCCTTTATCGGGCGTTCGGTTCTGACAAAAACCAGTGTCGCAACCGAGCCATCCTCGAGTGAACATACGCAGGAAAAACTGCCCCCGTGAACAAGTCCGTCGTTGACGTCCGGATAACGCTGCAAAGTGAAGTCACGGATTCTACATCCGGCGATAAATTCGATGAGATCCAAGTAGTGACAACATGACCCTACCGTCGTCCCTCCGCCGAGATGCTTTTTCGCCATCGCCACGCTGAATTCGCCTAGATTGACCACGTAGGTGATCATCTTAGGTCCACCGCATTCACGGTAGGCCGGACTGTTGATGAGGTATTGGATCGCCGGAATGAAGCGTCTGTTGAATCCGATCATGCAATTCTCATAGGAGGAATAATCGCGTATGAGATCCAAGCCCTGCCTGTCAACCGCTGCGGGCTTCTCGCAGTATATTCTGTAGTTAGCCTCGATGCCTGCACGCAGGTGAACAGGATGTAGGTAGGGCGGCGTTGCGATCAGAAGATTGTCGGCTCGAACGCCGGATCCAAGCATTTCCTCAAACGACTCGAACGTCTCGTCAATATTGAACGCGCGTGCGAGTGTCTCGGCGCTGGCCCCTATGTTCGAACAGACGCCAACGATTTTTCCGCCTGCATTCAGAATCGAAGGCACTAGAACGGTTGCGCAGAAATTGCCCGCGCCCGCTACGATCCATCGTGTGCGTGTTGAACGCGGACCAACGGCGGCGCGGGACGTTGATCCACCAGATTTTCTCGGGCCACGCTGCATTTCGACCGCTGAGCTGTTTATTTCCTCGATGCGATATGTCTTTACCACGCTCTCGGGCTGTATCGCGGTTTCGGAGCACCCATATGTCTTGAGAAGAGCCTTTGTGTAGGAGGCGGCTAGCGGGATACCGTATTCACTATAGAAGGTACTTTCCTCGTGGGTGGTTTCGTCGACAACCTTCACGGCATCCACGTACAGCACCTTCGGGGAGGCCGCATACCGCAGAGCCCTGAGCGTGTTGATTAGACCGATTTGCTGAATAAGCTGTGCCAACTCGCGCACATGGTCGACGACCCAGCGAACCCGGCTGCCCGACGCTCTGCCAGAAAACCTCATTCTGGTTGCCAAGCGGTAGCCCTCGCACGCCAGATAACGCACGGACATGGTTTCATCGATTTCGCGCGGGCTCTTCCGGAAAAAGAATCTGCCACGCTTTGCCAGGAAAACTGTGTTTTTATCGCCCTCGCCCATCCATCTTCCTCTCTTCATTTGCCCGCAATGGGCGATCCGGCAAAGAGGTCGTGATGCTAATCGGCTCCGTCCCGGGAATACAAGCATTCATCTCACGTACGAGCGCCGCCCTGATCTCCGTCGTCCGTGCTGTATCTACTGCTTCCCCTTTAGCAAGCGGCACCATACCAAGTGCCAAAGATACGGGAAGCGCAGTAAGAACTGTAAACGTGGGGCATGCGATCGCCAACTTCTCGCCGTAGCGCGGCGAGAACCAACCACTTCCTAACTCCCAGGTTGGCTTTTCCGACTGCAGAAACAGGAGCAGCATCCCATCGCCGCCCGGAAGGTTCAAATGAAGATCACCTGTAGCCGTTACGCCCGGCGATACACCGGGCGCGCAATGAAACCGCCACACAAGCTCGTGCTCACCTTCCCCTCCTATGAGATCACGCAGAATCAACGCGTTCGAATTCAAAAGCACCATCTGTCGCCGTGGCAGAACTGGTTGAGCAAACCTCGCATACCCCGAATGGTCGGCATCGAACGTCACGAATTGCTCATTCACCTCCCAGTGATGAATGGTGTGGTGTACGGCGGATACTTGAAAAAGACCGGGACCGAGTGTGGCGATTTCGGCACCATCAACCTGTACAACGTTGTGGCTTGCCGTGCTGCGGAAGATATTCCGCCAGCGACGGGAACTGAAATAGGTATAGGTACCGGGGTCGACGATAACCGGCTGGCCACCTTTCCACAGCACAAAGCTGAGGACATCATTGTGCCCATGTCCACCACCGCCGGGTTGCGTGACGCCGCCGCAATCAACCACGACCAACAAGCCAGGCTCCTCCCAGCTGTTCCGCAATGCGGCAAATCCCCCGTCGGGAAACAGCCTGGATGCCTTCGATGGCGGATGGGCTTCGACGTTGTCGAACTGCGTCAACCCGTCAGCGCCTGAAAACCAGAATACCGTTTGTGCCGCCTTTTGCGCCCCCCACTTCAGACTTGGATCATCAAGCAATGATGCGCCAGCCGCCAACAACTCCCGGATGTCACACATATCCTCGCCAGTAGCGA
Proteins encoded in this window:
- a CDS encoding transposase, encoding MKQQTFAAGEFEQFRKPTRREKFLSEMDAVVPWDQLCELIKPHYPKAGNGRPPIELERMLRIYFLQHWFNLSDPGAEEALYESRSMCLFAGIDLGREPVPDETTILNFRHLL
- the galU gene encoding UTP--glucose-1-phosphate uridylyltransferase — protein: MTSIRKAVFPVAGLGTRFLPATKASPKEMLPIVDKPLIQYAAEEAVAAGITELIFVTSSSKRAIEDHFDKNYELETELEKRGKTHLLSQVKEIVPEGITCVYVRQPEALGLGHAVLCAKQVVGDEPFAVILADDLIRGTDKPCLAQMADVYEEQQCSVLCVEEVDPAHTDKYGIVESTHYMDRLKTVEGIVEKPSPEVAPSNLAVLGRYILTPGIFKVLETTTRGAGGEIQLTDAIAELLKREQVLAYQYQGRRFDCGSKIGYLEATVEYALEHPELAEAFRAYLNAKVTAQGS
- a CDS encoding polysaccharide biosynthesis protein, whose amino-acid sequence is MKEQLTALPRWAKRLLMLLTDAAMLPLALWAAYALRLGSVSPDLGQGVWLLPAAPLFAIPVLIRFGLYRAIIRYIAPQAAYSVIAGVTISTATLLGVAVFLRLEGIPRSVFIIYWIIAILYIGGSRFFMRNYLARPTRALLNGREPVAIYGAGSGGTLLAANLNAGSQFVPVAFVDDDRALHGHLVSGLRVFDPAALATIARQMGVQQVFLAIPSATRSQRKTIIEALEAQAFRVQTLPTMDEIARGVATLNDIREVSVEDLLGRDPVPPRAELLEACIRDRVVMVTGAGGSIGSELCRQIIALQPRKLLLYELSEYALYAIEQELRSELSRIGVNIEIVALLGSVLQRSRIENVIRSFGVDTLYHAAAYKHVPMVEHNVIEGIQNNAFGTWQAAEAAYAAGVEHFVLISTDKAVRPTNVMGASKRLAELVLQALAERGGPTKFCMVRFGNVLGSSGSVVPLFEKQIHAGGPVTVTDPAICRYFMTLSEAAQLVIQAGAMGHGGEVYLLDMGEPVRIADLARRMIHLSGMEVRDESHPEGDIAIEYTGLRPGEKLYEELLIGSDAVATAHPRIWRGRESALAWVDLEPLLETMNSACVKGDCSQAVALLREAVPEYSPDGLHDHLCAVGRQPPNKNNATSDARVFIVK
- a CDS encoding UDP-phosphate N-acetylglucosaminyl 1-phosphate transferase, with the translated sequence MAALASFGTAALFCGWLASSRSQLQILDHPNERSLHEQPTPRTGGIGIALGVAIGWSIVAMGTRVNMPRELYWLSGAAALIAFISFLDDRGHLAVRFRLGVHLLVAVLLVLGGLGLQTVPIPGVAIDLPWGIAELVTILLVVWMTNLYNFMDGMDGFAGGMAVFGFGTLSVLGGLAQAPVFAGLNMIVAAAAGGFLIVNFPPARIFMGDTGSTTLGFLAAGMALWGENAGIVPLWISMILFLPFVADATVTLIRRLLQGERVWQAHRTHFYQRLVQAGWNHRRTVLVEYGLMAICSGMALLAGRSGPALQAIILIGSLGLMAAFFWLVCRVEKRHRLLTKAQ
- a CDS encoding NAD-dependent epimerase/dehydratase family protein; this translates as MRTALITGVSGFIGKRLARKLTGKGWRVIGLSRRDRGTEVRVGDLEHPETLKGVCLGVNTVFHLAGVTHSENEGTPEVDVRHELITREGTRCLLDDAVAHGVGHFVFASSVKAMGEGSEVLIDESSASHPRSVYGRAKLEAEQLVFDTGRKHSMHSTVVRLPLVYGPGNKGNIPRMIAAIDRGRFPPLPKVQNKRSMVHVDDVVRALILAAESPAADGQIYLVTDGHPYSTRELYDAICRELGRPAPNWGVPAWLLRLGAGLGDALRAISRRSTPLTGDTLNKLLGSAWYSNEKIREELGFEPRYSFYDALPEMVREYQLALTPVVATTSRDQ
- a CDS encoding glycosyltransferase family 1 protein, with the protein product MTAGAVLLFLVTEDWYFASHRLPLAVDAGKAGYQVVVATRVRSHGDRISKRGIRVIDFDLGRRFINPLTEIMVLWRLVRLYAHERPAVVYHVGMKPVVYGSLAARIAGVAARVNAIAGLGYVFTSRRLKAKFLRPFLKTALRILLRGGKSRVIVQNRDDQRTLSEMMGCDAGNTVLIPGAGVDLDQFQPTDELSGNPVVLFASRMLWDKGVGDFVSAAERLRKKGVGARFVLVGAPDEGNPSSVPLAQIETWQRTGLVEWWGRRDDMPSVFAGSHLVCLPSYYGEGIPKVLIEAAASGRAIVATDIPGCRDIVHHEVNGLLVQPHDVGALATAMAMLVGNTELRRAMGAAGRRIAEAEYGLVSINRQSLAVIKAVAG